In Denticeps clupeoides chromosome 1, fDenClu1.1, whole genome shotgun sequence, a single window of DNA contains:
- the LOC114793426 gene encoding E3 ubiquitin-protein ligase TRIM39, with the protein MNMFVMRLSARFNKMHERYKKQQVEMSRVMRQTEKRCKLEPGEGTYFGERWSQLCRVSLLAEEVTALRATRLQRLAGMASPTNLVAEEQVHCSICLDLFTNPVSIPCGHNFCMTCILGYWKTGTLFQCPMCKKTFFKQPDVSINTVLREISEQFKELRASSLLQQQKQDLQPPLKDILAEIPELIPPTWTDEVSCDVCTGFRLRAVKSCLVCLTSYCEEHIKSHSARFTKHKLVEPVPNLEDRMCKRHERLLELFCKKDQTIVCVLCTERDHRAHYTIPVEREWAEKKTQLRKTEGEVQQMIQDRLKKVEEIKHSVELNKNSALREVEDSMQVFSELVRAVQKAQAELVLAIEEKQREMERWAQALITELEQEIMELKKRSSDLERLSGTEDHIHFLQNFPALSTHPQLKDWFETSVPTEQCVGTIRRAVANLEDTLAEEVEKLAETELRKIQKYSVDVTLDPDTANPWLQLSEDCHQLRHLGAWQDLPDNPGRFDTVVIALGREGFTSGRHYWEVQVGEKDDWYLGVARTSVNRKGRISVSTAHGYWALAMKKGQEYRASSSPPLLLTLGSKLKRVGVYLDYDEGQVSFYDVQAKSHIYTFTDTFREKLYPFFYLYCCDKASDTIATCPANEKVRTKQCLQ; encoded by the exons ATGAATATGTTTGTTATGCGACTATCGGCACGTTTCaataaaatgcatgaaagatataaaaaacaacaggTTGAAATGAGCCGAGTTATGCGACAGACGGAGAAGCGGTGTAAGCTGGAGCCGGGGGAGGGGACATATTTCGGGGAGCGATGGAGTCAGCTGTGTCGAGTGTCACTCCTGGCCGAGGAGGTCACTGCGCTCCGTGCCACTCGGCTGCAGCGGCTCGCTG GCATGGCGTCTCCCACAAACCTGGTGGCAGAGGAGCAGGTCCACTGCTCCATCTGCTTGGATCTGTTCACCAACCCTGTGTCCATACCCTGTGGCCACAACTTCTGCATGACCTGCATCCTTGGTTACTGGAAGACTGGCACCTTGTTCCAGTGTCCCATGTGCAAGAAGACCTTCTTCAAGCAGCCGGACGTCAGCATCAACACGGTGTTGAGGGAGATCTCGGAACAGTTCAAAGAGCTGAGGGCCAGCAGCCTACTGCAGCAACAGAAGCAGGATCTCCAGCCACCCCTGAAGGACATTCTGGCCGAGATCCCGGAGCTGATCCCACCGACGTGGACAGACGAGGTTTCCTGCGACGTCTGCACGGGCTTCCGCCTGCGGGCCGTCAAGTCCTGCCTGGTGTGCCTGACCTCGTACTGTGAAGAGCACATCAAATCCCACAGCGCCCGCTTCACCAAGCACAAGCTGGTTGAGCCAGTGCCGAACCTGGAGGACCGCATGTGCAAGAGGCACGAGAGGCTGCTGGAGCTCTTCTGCAAAAAGGACCAgacgattgtgtgtgtgttgtgcacagAGAGGGACCACCGCGCCCACTACACCATCCCAGTGGAGCGAGAGTGGGCTGAGAAGAAG ACGCAGCTGAGGAAGACGGAGGGTGAGGTCCAGCAGATGATCCAGGACCGACTGAAGAAAGTGGAGGAGATCAAACATTCAGTGGAGCTCAATAAA aacagCGCCTTACGTGAGGTTGAGGACAGCATGCAGGTCTTCTCAGAGCTGGTGCGGGCTGTGCAGAAGGCCCAGGCCGAGCTGGTGCTGGCCATCgaggagaaacagagagagatggagcgCTGGGCCCAGGCCCTTATCACCgagctggagcaggagatcaTGGAGCTGAAGAAGCGGAGCTCGGATCTGGAGCGCCTCTCCGGCACTGAGGACCACATCCACTTCCTGCAG AACTTTCCGGCTCTCTCCACTCACCCACAGCTGAAAGATTGGTTTGAGACGAGCGTTCCCacagaacagtgtgtggggactatcAGGAGAGCAGTGGCCAATTTGGAGGACACCTTGGCCGAGGAAGTGGAGAAACTGGCAGAGACTG AGCTTAGAAAAATCCAGAAGTACTCGG TGGATGTGACCCTTGACCCCGACACAGCCAACCCCTGGCTCCAGCTGTCTGAGGACTGCCACCAGCTTCGCCACctgggggcgtggcaggacCTGCCGGACAACCCGGGGCGCTTCGACACGGTGGTCATCGCCCTGGGGCGCGAGGGCTTCACCTCGGGACGCCACTACTGGGAGGTGCAGGTGGGCGAGAAGGACGACTGGTACCTGGGCGTGGCTCGGACGTCCGTCAACAGGAAGGGCCGGATCTCCGTGAGCACGGCCCACGGTTACTGGGCGTTGGCCATGAAGAAAGGTCAGGAGTACCGAGCTTCGTCCAGCCCGCCGCTCCTCCTCACCCTCGGCTCCAAGCTGAAGCGGGTGGGCGTGTACTTGGACTACGACGAGGGGCAGGTCTCCTTCTACGACGTCCAGGCAAAAAGCCACATCTACACCTTCACAGACACCTTCCGGGAGAAACTCTACCCGTTCTTCTACCTCTACTGCTGCGACAAGGCGTCCGACACCATCGCCACCTGCCCCGCCAACGAGAAAGTGCGGACCAAACAGTGCCTGCAATGA